One window from the genome of Erwinia sorbitola encodes:
- a CDS encoding DHA2 family efflux MFS transporter permease subunit produces MSSGQSWKPASNPWLVAMTVTLAVFMEILDTTIVNVALPHVAGSLSASYDESTWVLTSYLVANGIVLPISAFLSRLLGRKQFFLICIVMFTVCSFLCGIATELWQIILFRVLQGFFGGGLQPVQQSVLLDYFKAEDRGKAFGLSSIAVIVAPVLGPTLGGWITDNYSWRWVFFINIPVGILSVLAIYQLLEDPPWERKWAKGKLSIDYIGISLITLGLGCLQVMMDRGEDEDWFQSGFIVTFGLLALTGIVGAIYWLLYAKKPVVDLHVLKDRNFAVACLLMAGMAAILYGSSVVIPQLAQQDLGYTATLSGLVLSPGAVLIVLSIPLVLKLMPIVQTRLLIAFGFMLLGVSFIYSSRLTPDIDFASLVLMRSFQTIGLGFLFVPLTTIAFVTIPQRLNADASALFTMFRNVAGSIGISLSTAMITERSQARSAQMVHNMTPLNEPFNLTVERWAQGIRDFVHMAGDPVTLATGQLYKQMIVQARFLAYIDVFMGLSILALVLIPFCLLLAPIKSQGSAGAH; encoded by the coding sequence ATGAGTTCCGGCCAGAGCTGGAAGCCAGCCAGTAATCCGTGGCTGGTCGCCATGACCGTCACGCTGGCGGTGTTTATGGAGATCCTCGACACCACCATCGTTAACGTGGCCCTGCCGCATGTGGCAGGCTCGCTCTCGGCCAGCTACGACGAATCCACCTGGGTGCTGACCTCCTATCTGGTAGCTAACGGTATCGTACTGCCCATCTCCGCCTTTCTCAGCCGTCTGCTGGGGCGCAAACAGTTTTTCCTGATCTGCATTGTGATGTTTACCGTCTGTTCGTTTCTGTGCGGCATTGCCACTGAGCTGTGGCAGATCATTCTGTTCCGTGTGCTACAGGGCTTCTTCGGCGGCGGTTTGCAGCCGGTACAGCAGTCGGTGCTGTTGGACTATTTTAAAGCGGAAGATCGCGGTAAGGCTTTCGGGCTGTCGTCAATCGCGGTGATCGTAGCTCCGGTACTTGGTCCGACGCTGGGTGGCTGGATCACCGATAACTACAGCTGGCGCTGGGTATTCTTTATTAATATCCCGGTAGGGATCCTCAGCGTGCTGGCGATTTATCAGCTGCTGGAAGATCCGCCGTGGGAGCGTAAATGGGCTAAGGGCAAACTGAGCATCGACTATATCGGCATCAGCCTGATTACTCTCGGGCTCGGCTGTTTGCAGGTGATGATGGATCGCGGTGAAGATGAGGACTGGTTCCAGTCAGGCTTTATTGTCACCTTCGGTCTGCTGGCGCTGACGGGTATTGTCGGGGCAATTTACTGGCTGCTGTATGCTAAGAAACCGGTGGTCGATCTGCACGTGCTGAAAGACCGTAACTTTGCCGTGGCCTGTCTGCTGATGGCGGGAATGGCGGCGATACTTTACGGCAGTTCGGTAGTCATCCCTCAGCTGGCACAGCAGGATTTGGGCTACACCGCCACCCTCTCCGGACTGGTGCTGTCGCCCGGGGCCGTGCTGATTGTGCTGTCGATCCCGCTGGTGCTGAAACTGATGCCGATCGTGCAGACGCGCCTGCTCATCGCCTTCGGCTTTATGCTGCTTGGAGTGTCGTTTATCTACTCGTCGCGGCTGACGCCGGATATCGACTTTGCCTCACTGGTGTTAATGCGCAGCTTCCAGACCATTGGCCTTGGGTTCCTGTTCGTGCCGCTCACTACCATCGCCTTTGTCACCATTCCCCAGCGGCTTAATGCCGATGCCTCGGCGTTGTTTACCATGTTCCGCAACGTCGCTGGTTCGATTGGTATTTCGCTCTCTACTGCCATGATCACCGAGCGTTCCCAGGCGCGCAGCGCGCAGATGGTGCATAACATGACACCGCTGAACGAGCCGTTCAATCTGACCGTGGAGCGCTGGGCGCAGGGTATCCGGGACTTTGTGCATATGGCGGGTGATCCGGTGACGCTGGCGACCGGCCAGCTGTATAAACAGATGATCGTGCAGGCGCGCTTCCTCGCCTATATCGATGTATTTATGGGCCTCAGCATCCTTGCCCTGGTTCTTATTCCATTTTGTCTGCTACTGGCGCCAATCAAGAGCCAGGGCAGTGCAGGAGCACACTGA
- a CDS encoding HlyD family secretion protein, which yields MDIMANQTPSAPDDENLHQHDASQDEETPRKRPGKKPLIILAIVVLVMLIVALWFWLTTRNIETTDDAFTEADAVTIAPKASGYVTELRVKDNQRVKKGDLLVVIDPRDTAAQRDQAQAQLGLAQAQLHQAQAQLELARVQYPAQKDQALAQLARAQANYLNAQADDKRQRGVDPRATSQRNIDAANAQLRSARAELANAQAQVEVASQVALQIRQQETNVEARQSQVQQAQAQLNTANLNLSYTEVRAPYDGFVTKRNVQVGTLVQAGSSLFSLVSPDVWIVANFKESQLARMKPGDRVEIGVDAWPDMKLEGHVDSVQMGSGSRFSTFPSENATGNYVKIVQRVPVKIVIDKGLDPNRPLPIGLSVEPKVTLE from the coding sequence ATGGATATTATGGCTAATCAAACACCCTCTGCACCCGATGATGAAAATCTGCATCAGCATGATGCTTCACAAGATGAAGAAACTCCCCGCAAGCGCCCTGGTAAAAAGCCTCTCATAATACTGGCCATTGTTGTGCTCGTAATGCTGATTGTGGCGCTGTGGTTCTGGCTGACTACACGCAATATCGAAACCACTGACGATGCTTTTACTGAAGCAGACGCCGTGACTATTGCGCCGAAAGCCTCTGGTTATGTCACTGAGCTACGTGTCAAAGATAACCAGCGGGTGAAGAAGGGCGACCTGCTGGTGGTAATTGATCCGCGTGATACGGCTGCCCAGCGCGATCAGGCGCAGGCGCAGCTTGGTCTGGCTCAGGCCCAGCTGCATCAGGCCCAGGCCCAGTTAGAACTGGCGCGAGTGCAGTACCCGGCGCAGAAAGATCAGGCACTGGCGCAGTTAGCCCGGGCGCAGGCAAACTATCTTAATGCTCAGGCTGACGATAAGCGTCAGCGTGGCGTTGACCCGCGAGCGACCTCACAACGTAATATTGATGCAGCAAACGCGCAGCTGCGCAGTGCCCGGGCGGAGCTGGCCAATGCACAGGCACAGGTCGAAGTAGCCTCGCAGGTGGCATTACAAATTCGTCAGCAGGAAACCAACGTAGAAGCACGTCAAAGTCAGGTGCAACAGGCTCAGGCGCAGCTCAACACCGCTAACCTGAATTTATCCTATACCGAGGTGCGTGCTCCATACGATGGTTTTGTCACCAAACGCAATGTGCAGGTGGGGACCCTGGTGCAGGCCGGATCGTCGCTGTTTTCACTGGTTTCGCCGGACGTATGGATCGTGGCGAACTTCAAAGAGTCGCAGCTGGCACGGATGAAACCGGGCGACAGAGTGGAAATTGGCGTTGATGCCTGGCCGGATATGAAGCTGGAAGGGCATGTAGACAGCGTGCAGATGGGCAGCGGATCACGCTTTTCTACCTTCCCTTCAGAGAATGCCACCGGTAACTATGTGAAAATCGTCCAGCGTGTGCCGGTCAAAATCGTGATTGATAAAGGGCTGGATCCGAACCGCCCGCTGCCGATTGGCCTGTCCGTTGAACCTAAGGTCACGCTGGAATGA
- the ompX gene encoding outer membrane protein OmpX, whose product MKKIACLSALACVLAVSAGSAMAQSTVSAGYAQSDYQGVANKANGFNLKYRYENGSDALGWIGSFTYTEKDRTDAGDYIKGQYYGVTGGPAYRLNDWASIYGVVGIGYGKYQYNEPNREKYDSSDVGFSYGAGMQFNPIQNIALDVGYEQSRIRNVDVGTWTAGVGYSF is encoded by the coding sequence ATGAAAAAAATTGCATGTCTTTCAGCATTAGCTTGCGTACTGGCAGTATCTGCTGGTTCAGCAATGGCACAGAGCACCGTTTCCGCTGGTTACGCTCAGAGCGACTATCAGGGCGTAGCTAACAAAGCTAACGGTTTCAACCTGAAGTACCGTTACGAGAACGGTAGCGATGCACTGGGTTGGATCGGCTCTTTCACTTACACTGAGAAAGATCGTACCGATGCAGGCGACTACATCAAGGGCCAGTACTATGGCGTTACTGGTGGTCCAGCTTACCGTCTGAATGACTGGGCAAGCATCTACGGTGTTGTGGGTATCGGCTATGGCAAATACCAGTACAACGAACCAAACCGTGAAAAATATGATTCAAGCGACGTAGGTTTCTCCTACGGTGCTGGCATGCAGTTTAACCCAATCCAGAACATTGCTCTGGACGTGGGTTACGAGCAGAGCCGTATCCGCAACGTTGACGTTGGCACCTGGACTGCTGGCGTAGGTTACAGCTTCTAA
- a CDS encoding ABC-F family ATPase produces MLVSSNVTMQFGSKPLFENISVKFGGGNRYGLIGANGSGKSTFMKILGGDLVPSGGNVALDPNERLGKLRQDQFAFEEYSVLDTVIMGHGELWAVKEERDAIYALPEMSEEDGYKVADLEVKYGEMDGYTAEARAGELLLGVGIPLEQHYGPMSEVAPGWKLRVLLAQALFSNPEILLLDEPTNNLDIDTIRWLEQVLNERNSTMIIISHDRHFLNMVCTHMADLDYGELRVYPGNYDEYMTAATQARERLLSDNAKKKAQINELQSFVSRFSANASKSRQATSRAKQIDKIKLDEVKASSRQNPFIRFEQDKKLFRNALTLEAVTKGFDNGPLFKNVNMLLEVGEKLAILGPNGIGKTTLLKTLVGELLPDNGTVKWSENAQIGYYAQDHAHDFTEDLSVFDWMSQWKQDGDDEQAVRGILGRLLFTQDDIKKPAKVLSGGEKGRMLFGKLMMQKPNVLIMDEPTNHLDMESIEALNMALEMYEGTLIFVSHDREFVSSLATRVIEMSPGKINDFTGDYEDYLRSQGIV; encoded by the coding sequence GTGCTAGTTTCCAGCAACGTCACCATGCAGTTTGGCAGTAAGCCGCTGTTCGAAAATATCTCTGTCAAATTTGGCGGCGGCAACCGCTATGGCCTGATCGGCGCCAACGGCAGCGGCAAATCCACCTTTATGAAAATTCTGGGCGGCGACCTGGTGCCTTCAGGCGGCAACGTTGCTCTCGATCCGAACGAGCGCCTGGGTAAATTGCGCCAGGATCAGTTCGCCTTTGAGGAGTATTCCGTTCTGGATACCGTCATCATGGGCCATGGTGAGCTGTGGGCAGTGAAGGAAGAGCGCGACGCGATCTATGCGCTGCCGGAAATGAGCGAAGAAGACGGCTACAAAGTCGCCGATCTCGAAGTGAAGTATGGCGAGATGGACGGGTATACCGCGGAAGCGCGTGCCGGTGAACTGCTGCTGGGCGTGGGTATTCCGCTGGAGCAACATTACGGCCCGATGAGCGAAGTCGCTCCCGGCTGGAAACTGCGTGTGCTGCTGGCACAGGCGCTGTTCTCTAACCCTGAAATCCTGCTGCTTGACGAACCAACGAACAACCTGGACATCGATACTATTCGCTGGCTGGAGCAGGTGCTGAACGAGCGTAACAGCACCATGATTATCATTTCGCATGACCGTCACTTCCTGAATATGGTGTGTACGCATATGGCGGATCTGGATTACGGTGAACTGCGCGTCTATCCGGGCAACTACGACGAATATATGACGGCGGCTACCCAGGCCCGCGAGCGTCTGCTGTCAGATAACGCCAAGAAAAAGGCGCAGATCAACGAACTGCAATCCTTTGTCAGCCGCTTCAGTGCTAACGCCTCTAAATCTCGTCAGGCGACTTCACGCGCTAAACAGATTGATAAGATCAAACTGGACGAAGTGAAAGCCTCCAGCCGTCAGAACCCGTTTATCCGTTTCGAACAGGATAAGAAGCTGTTCCGTAACGCGCTGACGCTGGAAGCCGTCACCAAAGGTTTCGACAACGGCCCGCTGTTCAAAAACGTCAATATGCTGCTTGAAGTGGGCGAAAAGCTGGCGATTCTCGGCCCGAACGGTATTGGTAAAACCACGCTGCTGAAAACGCTGGTAGGCGAACTGCTGCCGGATAACGGTACGGTTAAATGGTCTGAAAACGCACAGATTGGTTATTATGCTCAGGATCATGCCCACGACTTTACCGAAGACCTCAGCGTGTTTGACTGGATGAGCCAGTGGAAGCAGGATGGTGATGACGAGCAGGCCGTACGCGGTATTCTGGGTCGCCTGCTGTTCACTCAGGACGATATCAAAAAGCCTGCGAAGGTGCTGTCCGGTGGTGAAAAGGGCCGTATGCTGTTTGGTAAGCTGATGATGCAGAAGCCTAACGTGCTGATCATGGATGAGCCAACCAACCACCTTGATATGGAATCCATCGAAGCGCTGAATATGGCGCTGGAGATGTACGAAGGAACGCTGATCTTCGTTTCTCACGACCGTGAATTCGTCAGCTCGCTGGCAACCCGTGTGATTGAGATGTCACCGGGCAAAATCAACGACTTTACCGGCGACTACGAAGATTACCTGCGTAGCCAGGGCATCGTTTAA
- a CDS encoding phosphoethanolamine transferase: protein MNLTLIKTATAGRYRAWVSPYVGLYLLLSVLINLSFGYPLSGLYSLAFTALLMLLAAVAPKTQKVLIAVAALIAGFYYPFGQVYGAPNFNTLLALHATNVEEASEILLIFPLHDYFIGLAILAVGVVALKRKPLPKQKWGHAESACLAFVLVAWVTQPVMNQLTGGVFNLKDTGFPLARFVKDTVESKLSVDNEIDRMSQLATLKDDWHVIGVKPQQQIYVVVIGESARRDALGAFGGRWDNTPFASQLNGQFFTRYTSAASSTQKSLGLTLNQVVDGKPEYQNNIVTLANRAGFDTWWLSNQGQIGQYDTPIASIARRAKNVHFLKSGDFEADKSTRDEDLLSYTPEALARPVDRPRLLIYHLVGSHPKACDRTRGRFVERLNSLETSCYLYSITQTDGFLQQLWQQLHSSGLTFSMIYFSDHGLAFKEKGTRNEYLAHDDKYRQNFEVPMFISSSQDNRHQVIDTPRSANDFMALFSQWTGIQTQEIKPGYRFVSREKAPPIEVTNFALKRLPFSQLQQDPFGK, encoded by the coding sequence ATGAATCTGACACTAATTAAAACTGCTACAGCAGGCCGCTACCGTGCCTGGGTTAGCCCGTATGTTGGGCTGTATTTGTTGTTATCCGTCCTGATTAACCTGTCCTTCGGCTATCCGTTAAGCGGTTTGTACAGCCTTGCGTTCACGGCGCTGCTCATGCTGCTGGCGGCGGTGGCCCCAAAAACGCAGAAAGTGTTGATAGCCGTCGCCGCGTTAATTGCGGGATTTTATTATCCTTTTGGTCAGGTCTACGGCGCGCCCAACTTTAATACCTTGCTGGCGCTGCATGCGACCAACGTGGAAGAAGCCAGCGAGATACTGCTGATCTTCCCGCTGCACGACTACTTTATCGGCTTGGCAATTCTGGCGGTGGGTGTGGTGGCGTTAAAGCGCAAACCGCTGCCAAAACAGAAGTGGGGGCATGCGGAAAGCGCCTGTCTGGCTTTTGTGCTGGTTGCATGGGTGACGCAGCCGGTGATGAACCAGCTTACCGGTGGCGTGTTTAATCTGAAGGACACGGGCTTCCCGCTGGCGCGATTTGTCAAAGATACGGTGGAGAGCAAGCTGTCGGTGGATAACGAGATCGACCGCATGAGTCAGCTGGCTACGCTGAAAGATGACTGGCATGTAATTGGTGTTAAACCACAGCAGCAGATTTACGTGGTGGTGATTGGAGAAAGCGCACGTCGTGATGCGCTGGGCGCTTTTGGCGGACGCTGGGATAATACGCCGTTTGCCAGCCAGCTTAACGGGCAATTTTTTACCCGCTACACGTCGGCAGCATCTTCCACCCAGAAATCACTGGGTTTAACGCTCAACCAGGTGGTAGACGGTAAGCCAGAGTATCAGAACAACATTGTTACCCTCGCTAATCGCGCCGGTTTTGATACCTGGTGGTTATCGAATCAGGGCCAGATTGGTCAGTATGATACGCCGATTGCCAGCATTGCGCGCCGGGCCAAAAATGTACATTTTCTTAAAAGTGGCGACTTCGAAGCAGACAAAAGTACCCGTGATGAAGACCTGCTGAGTTATACCCCTGAGGCGCTGGCACGCCCGGTAGATCGCCCACGCCTGTTGATCTATCACCTTGTGGGTTCACACCCTAAGGCCTGCGATCGTACCCGTGGCCGCTTTGTTGAGCGCCTGAACTCACTGGAAACGTCCTGCTATCTCTACAGCATTACGCAGACCGATGGTTTCCTGCAACAGCTCTGGCAGCAGTTACACAGTAGCGGTTTAACCTTCTCGATGATCTATTTTTCCGATCACGGGCTGGCCTTTAAAGAGAAAGGGACGCGCAACGAATATCTGGCCCATGATGATAAGTATCGTCAGAATTTCGAAGTGCCAATGTTTATCAGTTCAAGCCAGGACAACCGCCATCAGGTCATTGATACGCCGCGCTCCGCCAATGACTTTATGGCGCTGTTTTCGCAGTGGACAGGAATTCAGACACAGGAGATTAAACCGGGCTATCGCTTTGTATCGCGGGAGAAAGCTCCGCCGATTGAGGTGACCAACTTTGCTCTGAAGCGCCTGCCCTTCAGTCAACTACAGCAGGATCCCTTCGGTAAATAA
- a CDS encoding efflux transporter outer membrane subunit produces the protein MNVPSSFLRSRSGVLVAAALTLSACAVGPDYQAPKPATPAHFNSMQPDAGSAPLAAATNPDWWKSFNDPQLDSLIVRAIQGNLSLQQAVLRIAGARQQLNQARGAWAPSVSGNARFTRQQLGIKGELESEGVYDQLEQVGSETDLRPALDSLTKPVGLYQGSFDASWELDLWGKVRREVEVAGARQQQSVESRNDALVSLEAEVARAYLQLRGAQAITQTLQTQIDVAQQTLELTQSQQRNGLAPQTNVENARAQVNSLRAQLPQYQAQIHQAMNGLAVLTGRVPGALDAELMAAKPLPALPKAVPVGVPSELARRRPDVREAEASLHAATANIGVSVAQLFPSLSLTGQFGMRNSDASYLDNWSSHFYSFGPSVTIPVFQGGRLVSSVKLARAQQASAALGYRQTVLTALQDVENALVSYRSDQQQVEGLDDTVAALQSTFNLASDSYRQGLSTFIEALDAQRQLAQAQQQAEQARVQSSLDLVALYKALGGGWEGWQNVALPEYAVFGPAENPG, from the coding sequence ATGAACGTTCCCTCTTCCTTTTTGCGTTCGCGCAGTGGCGTACTGGTGGCGGCAGCACTGACGCTGAGTGCCTGTGCCGTTGGCCCGGATTATCAGGCCCCGAAGCCTGCCACTCCGGCACATTTTAACAGCATGCAGCCGGACGCTGGATCGGCACCGCTGGCGGCAGCAACCAATCCAGACTGGTGGAAATCGTTTAACGATCCACAGCTTGACAGCCTTATCGTGCGGGCGATTCAGGGCAATCTGTCACTGCAACAGGCGGTGCTGCGTATTGCCGGAGCACGCCAGCAGCTCAATCAGGCGCGGGGGGCATGGGCACCGTCGGTCAGCGGTAATGCGCGGTTTACACGCCAGCAGCTGGGTATCAAAGGCGAGCTGGAGTCTGAAGGTGTCTATGATCAGCTTGAACAGGTGGGCAGCGAGACTGACCTGCGCCCGGCGCTCGATAGCCTGACCAAACCGGTCGGCCTGTATCAGGGTAGCTTTGATGCCTCCTGGGAGCTGGATCTGTGGGGCAAGGTGCGGCGTGAAGTTGAAGTAGCCGGAGCGCGCCAGCAGCAGTCGGTGGAAAGTCGTAATGATGCGCTGGTATCGCTGGAAGCAGAAGTTGCCAGAGCTTACCTGCAACTGCGCGGAGCACAGGCGATTACTCAGACTTTGCAGACGCAGATTGACGTCGCGCAGCAGACGCTGGAATTGACCCAGAGCCAGCAGCGCAACGGGCTGGCACCACAGACCAACGTTGAAAATGCGCGGGCGCAGGTCAACTCACTGCGCGCTCAGTTGCCGCAGTATCAGGCACAGATTCATCAGGCGATGAACGGCCTGGCTGTGTTGACCGGCAGAGTGCCCGGCGCGCTGGATGCCGAGCTGATGGCTGCCAAACCGCTGCCCGCGCTGCCCAAAGCGGTGCCGGTGGGGGTGCCCTCTGAACTGGCGCGCCGTCGCCCTGACGTACGTGAAGCTGAAGCCAGCCTGCACGCCGCAACCGCCAATATCGGCGTTTCCGTAGCGCAGCTCTTTCCCAGCCTGTCGCTTACCGGGCAGTTTGGCATGCGCAACAGCGATGCCAGCTATCTCGATAACTGGAGCAGCCATTTCTACAGTTTCGGGCCGTCGGTCACCATCCCTGTTTTCCAGGGGGGAAGATTGGTTTCCAGTGTGAAACTGGCACGGGCGCAGCAGGCAAGTGCCGCGCTGGGCTATCGTCAGACGGTGCTGACAGCGTTACAGGATGTGGAAAATGCACTGGTCAGCTATCGTAGTGACCAGCAGCAGGTTGAAGGGCTGGATGATACGGTAGCGGCCTTACAAAGTACCTTTAATCTCGCCAGTGACAGCTATCGTCAGGGATTGTCGACCTTTATCGAGGCGCTGGACGCCCAGCGCCAGCTGGCACAGGCGCAGCAGCAGGCGGAACAGGCGCGGGTACAGAGCAGCCTTGATCTGGTCGCTCTGTATAAAGCGCTCGGTGGCGGCTGGGAAGGGTGGCAAAACGTGGCGCTGCCGGAATATGCGGTATTTGGCCCGGCAGAAAATCCAGGGTAA
- the mntR gene encoding manganese-binding transcriptional regulator MntR has product MSRRAKVAVPAPLKDIEEHVEGFRQVREAHRRELIDDYVELISDLIREFGEARQVDMAARLGVSQPTVAKMLKRLATGGLVEQVPYRGVFLTPEGETLAEESRERHHIVESFLLALGISPDTARRDAEGIEHHVSDETLLIFRKFSESR; this is encoded by the coding sequence ATGAGTCGTCGCGCAAAAGTTGCAGTGCCCGCGCCACTGAAAGATATTGAAGAGCATGTCGAGGGCTTCCGCCAGGTACGTGAGGCGCACCGTCGTGAATTAATCGATGACTATGTAGAGCTGATCTCCGATCTTATCCGCGAGTTTGGCGAGGCCCGTCAGGTAGATATGGCCGCCCGACTGGGAGTATCGCAGCCAACCGTGGCTAAAATGCTGAAACGTCTCGCTACTGGCGGGCTGGTTGAGCAGGTGCCTTACCGTGGCGTATTTCTGACGCCAGAAGGGGAAACCCTGGCAGAAGAGAGCCGGGAACGTCACCACATTGTTGAGTCCTTCCTGCTGGCACTGGGTATCAGCCCGGATACCGCGCGCCGCGATGCCGAAGGCATTGAACATCACGTCAGCGATGAAACGCTGTTGATCTTCAGAAAATTTAGCGAAAGTCGTTAA
- the rhtA gene encoding threonine/homoserine exporter RhtA: MSSSHVKNAIWLPVLVLLIAMTSIQGGAALAKTLFPTVGAPGITALRLGLGTIILCAIFKPWRLRFQRNQILPLVIYGLALGGMNYSFYLSIRTVPLGIAVALEFTGPLVLALAGSRRPLDFLWVGLAVLGLYFLLPVGHSIDSVDPLGALYALTAGALWAVYIITGKRAGSEHGPATAAAGSLIGALVFVPLGLVYANPGVWSLSLIPVGLAIAVLSSALPYSLEMVALTRLPARTFGTLMSLEPAMAAISGMLFLGEVLTLPQWLALLAIITASAGSTMTMRPAKQAIDPVGEIKE; this comes from the coding sequence ATGTCTTCTTCACACGTAAAAAACGCTATCTGGCTACCAGTGCTGGTGCTTCTTATCGCCATGACCTCAATCCAGGGCGGCGCAGCTTTAGCAAAAACGCTGTTTCCTACCGTGGGTGCTCCTGGTATCACCGCTCTGCGTCTTGGTTTAGGAACCATCATCCTTTGCGCTATTTTTAAACCCTGGCGTTTGCGTTTTCAGCGCAACCAGATATTGCCACTGGTGATTTATGGTCTGGCGCTGGGAGGGATGAATTACTCATTTTATCTGTCCATACGCACTGTGCCGCTGGGTATCGCCGTAGCGCTGGAGTTCACCGGTCCGCTGGTGCTGGCCCTGGCCGGTTCACGGCGTCCGCTCGATTTTCTCTGGGTAGGGCTGGCAGTACTTGGGCTTTATTTCCTGCTGCCTGTCGGGCACAGCATCGACAGCGTTGATCCGCTTGGCGCACTCTATGCACTCACGGCGGGGGCGCTGTGGGCAGTGTATATTATTACCGGCAAACGGGCAGGCAGCGAGCACGGCCCGGCGACCGCAGCGGCTGGTTCACTGATTGGCGCACTGGTATTCGTTCCACTGGGGCTGGTTTACGCCAACCCCGGGGTCTGGAGCCTGTCTCTTATTCCTGTTGGTCTCGCGATTGCGGTGCTCTCCAGCGCACTCCCCTACTCGCTGGAGATGGTGGCACTGACGCGCCTGCCCGCGCGCACCTTTGGTACGCTGATGAGTCTGGAACCGGCGATGGCTGCTATTTCCGGCATGCTGTTCCTGGGAGAAGTGCTGACGCTGCCGCAATGGCTGGCGCTGCTGGCAATTATCACGGCCTCGGCTGGCTCCACCATGACAATGCGTCCGGCTAAACAGGCGATTGATCCGGTGGGAGAAATTAAAGAGTAA
- a CDS encoding SLC13 family permease, which yields MTSLLRPFLHDRFLHLLVILGLILACFVPFRLADLPGAVDWPTIITLCGLLMLTKGIEASGYFDVLGRRLVQGFRHQRQLALFLVAAAALLSTFLTNDVALFILVPLTLSLRKYSALPIARLIIFEALAVNAGSLLTPIGNPQNILLWRHGDAGFVGFIWQMLPLAAWLVVSLLLLTACCFRAKKIEQHETQQTPPWEHRLLFASALLYLLFITALEMNLAIWGLLLVFVTFLILARRILLSIDWSLLVVFIAMFVDVFLLTRLPLIQSSLHLAEQLPAGGQFLLAAGLSQVISNVPATILLLSSLPPSVLLAWAVNIGGFGLLPGSLANLIALRMAKDRAIWWHFHLYSLPMLLWALISGWALFLFIYAA from the coding sequence ATGACCTCTCTGCTCAGACCTTTTTTGCACGATCGTTTTTTGCATCTGTTGGTTATTCTGGGGCTGATACTGGCCTGCTTTGTTCCGTTCCGGCTGGCGGACTTGCCCGGCGCGGTTGACTGGCCGACTATTATCACACTCTGCGGCCTGCTGATGCTGACCAAAGGCATTGAAGCCAGCGGCTATTTTGATGTGCTCGGACGCCGCCTGGTGCAGGGATTTCGCCATCAGCGTCAGTTAGCGCTGTTTCTGGTTGCCGCTGCGGCACTGCTCTCGACCTTTCTGACCAATGATGTTGCGCTGTTTATTCTGGTGCCGCTGACGCTCTCGCTACGTAAATATTCCGCGCTGCCCATCGCGAGATTAATTATTTTTGAAGCGCTGGCAGTCAATGCCGGTTCGCTGCTGACGCCGATCGGCAACCCGCAAAATATTCTGCTGTGGCGTCACGGTGACGCGGGCTTTGTTGGTTTTATCTGGCAGATGCTTCCGCTCGCCGCCTGGCTGGTTGTCAGCCTGCTGCTGCTGACAGCCTGCTGCTTTCGTGCAAAGAAAATTGAGCAGCATGAGACGCAGCAGACGCCCCCATGGGAGCACCGCCTGCTGTTTGCCAGTGCGCTGCTCTATCTGCTGTTTATCACGGCGCTGGAGATGAACCTCGCGATATGGGGGCTGCTGCTGGTGTTCGTCACTTTCCTGATTCTGGCACGCCGCATCCTGTTAAGCATCGACTGGAGCCTGCTGGTAGTCTTTATCGCGATGTTCGTTGATGTGTTCCTGCTAACCAGACTGCCGCTCATTCAGTCCTCCCTGCATCTGGCAGAGCAGCTACCCGCGGGTGGGCAGTTTCTGCTTGCGGCAGGGCTATCGCAGGTGATCAGTAACGTCCCGGCGACCATTTTGCTGTTGAGCAGCCTGCCGCCATCGGTGCTGCTGGCATGGGCAGTAAATATCGGTGGTTTTGGACTGTTGCCCGGCTCGCTGGCGAACCTGATTGCGCTGCGGATGGCAAAAGATCGCGCTATCTGGTGGCACTTCCATCTCTATTCGCTGCCGATGTTACTCTGGGCCCTGATCAGTGGATGGGCGCTGTTTTTGTTTATTTATGCGGCCTGA